DNA from Pseudobacteroides sp.:
ATGTCTTTCGATATTCATAAGGCTTGGATAATTCAATTGAGCATTACCATGTGCAGCTTTTTCAAAATCAGATTGAAAAAAACACACCCCCTTTTTGAATTTATCAAAATATTTTTTGCCATTTTCAGTATTAATAATCACGCAAGAAACTCCATTTGCCTCGTTAATAGCTCCTCCGTTTGCAATAAGTAACTCTGAATGTTCTTTTTGCACTCCCCAGAAATCTCCTATTGAAATATCTCCAGGACGATTTCTACATGCATACTTGCAAGAATAACAACTCTCACGAAAAATTTGCGATTTTAAAAATGCTTGATAATAGGATGACTCAGCACTTGGAAGAATTTCGGAATATTTTTTATTACGTTTTACATAAATAAATTTCCCTACATATGTAAAACTCCCATGCCCCCAGCCGATAGTTTTATCTCTAAAAATAAAATCAACAATTTTACCTTTAATTTTTTTTTCAAGTGTATTTATATAGCTTTGAAATAGCTTCGCAGATGGTATTCCGTGGCATATAATATCAATCAATAATAAGTTTTCATAACTTTTATTACCCAGATAACCTTTCAAGCCTCCAACTTGACAAGGTGTTCCTGAAAATAAAACCATCCTTCCTGTATTAAGTTGATCTTTGATTTCAGAATATATATGTCCTATGAAACTTTGAACATATTTTGACCCTTGCAACTTTTCCAAATCATCTAAATTATCTATTCCAATGTGTATAGGGGTCATAATGTCATCAATGCGTTCCAGCGAAACACCGTAAATAACCCCACCATTCTCAATAATTGATTTCCCAAAGCTCGCAAACATTCCTCCAGATGCTGATTTCTTAATATCTGTATTTTGTGATACTGCCACATATGTAACAATAGGCTCATTTACTTCTTCAATATTCTGAAAAGCACATACTTTTTTACAAGCTCCACATTTAACGCAAAGGCTTTCTTTAATGCGAGGAAATGTAAATCCATATTCATCCTCAACAATATCTATTGCATTTTGGGAACATATGTTAAAACATGCTCCACAAGCACAACAATCTTTTTTGTTTTCGAAAAGAACTATCTTCTTCATTCTTCTACATCTCCTATAAACATGAGCAAAAGGTATATGAACTCTCTAGAAAATTCACTATACTGCCATTTGTACTGATCAATCTAAACTAATCCCATGCAATTTTATCTTTTTAGTATGGTTGTTTTAATAATTTTGGTACCAGATTTTAAAGATTTTACAATGAATTTATAATTTATTACAATAATAATTGCGTATCCAACTAGTTCTATAATAGTCCCTGGTAAAGTATCTACAGCACTACCAACTGCCATTGTGATGAGTGCACAATATAGCACCACATACTGTTTAGCAAATACATTTATATTCTGATACTTTTTAGTATCAAAATATCGGTATACTAATACAACAAAATAACAGATACATGCAGCTAACGTTGCTCCTGTTGCTCCGATATTTGATATTAGTAAAACACTCAAAATAACATTTACAGTAGCTCCAACTAATGCTGACAGCATATTTCCAACCATATTTTTCTCAACATAGTAAATAGTACCAACGAAAGTACTTAGTCCCAAAAACATAAAGCCTAAGAATAAGAAAGCACTTGGTCTCCATGACATATAGTATGGTTCAGCGAAAAGAATTTTTGTAGCTATTTTATTTACTAAAATCATACTACCTGAAATCAATACTGAAACTCTTAGAAATTTATTAAGCATATTGTTAGTAAAATCATCCCTATCAACACTATTTCTTTCTTTAATCGCTGAAAACTTCCATGCCTGCATTAAAATAGTGTTAACCATTGTTAATAAGGAGGGCAGCTTATAAGAAACTGCTAAAAGTCCGTTTTCTGAAACATTACACATAGCTGTAATCATAATTCTATTTGACGAACTAATACACCACCATAGCAATGAATTCGGAACAACTGCTAATGAGAAGAGAATCATCTTTTTAGCCAAGATAAAATCCCAAACATAATGTTTTATGTCTTTATAGATCTTCCCAACCAGGATCGCATAAACAACAGCTATAGCCTGTGCCAAAATATAGGCCATTAAATAACCATGAATACCCTCATGTAATACAAGTAAGAATACTATATTAAATATTGCAATTAAAAAAGTGTTCAATAAATTACAACTAACATAAGTTACTAACTTTTCCTTACCACGCAAATAGCATGTAACTACTGACATGGACGCACATAATACTACATATACATACATATACCATGCATACCCAGATATTAATCGAAACATCGACACTATAGGAATTAGTATTAAAGAGAAAATTGTTCCAAATACAATAACTGTCACTCCAATGCTTAACAACTTATCATGCTCTGCATCGTCATCCATCGCATATCGCATGATAGCTTCGCCGATATTAAACATTACTAACGGAACAATTACTGTAGTTAAAGTAAATATTAAATCCACAGTACCATATTCTTGAGTAGCTAGAATATATGTATAAAATGGTACCAAGAAGAAGTTTATTAATTTAGTTCCCATTTCTCCGATTGCAAAAATCGAAGTGTTTTTCATAAGATATTTTACCCTATCTCCCATACATGTCCTCCAAATTTAAAGCAGCACGATAATTCATCTTATTCAGATATTCGCATTATTCTTTAAATTCTCTAATAGATATTCACGTGTTTTTACTTTTTCCTGCTCTAATATATTAATAGTTTTTGTGTAGTCTATTCTTTTTGAAAATAATTCTTTAATACTACCATCGCCTGATACTATTCTATTTTCCAATTTCAAACTTTCCAATAGATATGATAATTTATTATTATTACTCTTTCTTATCATAGTTCCAAACTGACTTTGTGAAATAACCGAAAAAATTGTACCATGAAAGGTATCAGTAACAACAAATTTTGCATTTCTAAATAAGCTAAGTAAATTAACAGGACTTATTGTTACATATTTATCACACCAAAATTGTGGAGACCCTACTGAAACAGTAATACATCCGTGCTCTTTAGCCAATTGTTTTATCTCTTTAATATGTTTCTTATCAGATATTCTATTATAATATGCATAGACTAATATGTAAGGCCGATCAACAAGGGGATTTTTGGGCTCTTTAAAAAAATCCGAATAATCAGAAACCAAAACCGGATCCAAGTGCATATTAATTGATTTTGTGGTCAGTTCTGAAATAAAAGCTTTTGTATTTGAATCTCGAACAGAAATTGCAGACAAATTTGCTATGGATTTTTCTAATTCCTTAATTTGTTCTTTATTTAGATACTCATATCTCGTCCATCCACATGATGCTGCATAGGTAATTATTTTCTTTGCTTTCTCATACTTCCCAAAGGGAGCCATAGTAAACCCATATTCACTATTAAGGCAATTAAACATTTCATCACTTCCAACAACTAAAACATCACAATTCTCGAATATTTCTTCATCCTTCAGTCCTAAATACTCTTTAAGATAATTCTGAAACTCTGTCTGATAGTATTTAAAATGTTTCTTCTTATATACAAAAGTATGAATAATATATCTAATTTTAGCCAATTTATTATATATACGATTTATATTCTGCTTGTCCGAACCATATCCCCTATTCTCTATAGGCCGACCCTTAGGGACATCAATAAACACAACTTCATGTCCTTGAGCTTCTATCATTTTCTTTAATCCGTAGGCCTGCATAAAAGATCCTAGGTTCGGAATTCGTTGCATTGACATAATACCAATCTTCATATAAACCTCCCCAAACAGTTTTAATCAACCCATTGAATGCTTTTCTCTAATTTCCATATTAATATTACTCTTATATTCGGTAGTACTCACTCCTATACTTAACAATAAAGAAAGTGCCATTAAAAACGGAATTTTAAAGGATACCTCGACTAAAGAAGAAATAATAAAGGCATATATAAGTCCATATATTGGCCATACGATATGTCCTGTATTTTTTGCCGTTTTTAAACAATGAAACCAATTTAACAAAAATATGAATACTCCGATCACTCCACAATCTAGTACATATTGCAAAATTCCATTCTGAGCATTTCCATACCCAATCAATTTTGTCATTGTATCGCTGTTATATCCATGTCCGAACCAAAGATTGGAGCTTATTACATCTCGAAGCTGTCCATATATCCAAAATCGACCTGTTAAAGTTAAATCTTCGTGCAAAATATTCACAATTAAATACTTTACTCCTGGAATTTCCAATATTAAGCCACCACCCAATAACATGGCATTTCCTATTAGCAAGATTATAAACATATTCCCAGGTTTTCTAAAAAAATCTTTTATTTTAATATTTAATGGCATTATGACCAAAATCAAAACGACAAAATTTCCTATTACACCAGTACTACATTTAGCATATCCACTCATAAAAATACTGAATATTCCATAGACAATATACCCAATTTTATGATTAAGACTGATCTTATTTTTCTCTATGTACCAGTAAGCACCAAGAAAACCCAAGGTAATCATGTGTAAATATGCTACCATGAATTTATTTCCAAATAGATATGTTATCAAATTTTGATAATGTGATGGATCCAGATCCATATTTAATAACACAGATATATCCATTAGGGCTGTTAGTAACAGTGAACATTGCAGATAATTCTTAATACATTGTCTTATTCCATATTTGTAAACCATATGATTTGTAAAAAGAAACACAACAAAAAATTGCAAGCCATACAAGCTTCCATTAAATAGTCCGACAAGATTCCTTGATGCATATACCGTTGTAAAAAAAATAATACCTGCAAGCAAAAGTGCATACCTTGAATGGTATAGAACTTTTTTATTATGTCCAAATAGAAATAAATATACTAATAAAATCATAAAACTTAGTGCTTTAAATGTTGTATAAGGGATTAGGTAAACCCTGAACAATGCGAGGAATAATCCAAGACAAACAAAAAACAATTTACTGGAAAGCTTTGAAATTATCATTATTATACATCCTTTTATATTTTATCAAATTAACTCCTTTTAACAACTCAATCAATTATGCCTTATTAAATTTATAATGCTAGAAAAGAGTCTTTTGTTAATAATAAGTATAAATGCTCTCACTCTGTTTTTCCATGAAAAAGACTTTTTTAATAATTCAATTCCATTAACTCTTTTATATAAATCCCTATAGTTTACAAACTGCCATGCAATGATTGCATGTAAATAGCGCTTTGCTAAATTATCATTTAATAGCACTAAAAGCTCTTTATCTTTTACTTTCCACTCAAAATAACGGAAAAGTGAAGAAAAGATGTAAATCTGGGCTTCCACATGCTTTCTAAAGTCGCCTGATTTATTTCGCATAATGGAATTGTTTCTTATACGATAACAATAGAATTTCTTATTTACGTAACGTACCTTTTTAGCTTGTAAGAGAACTTTAGGCGTCCACATTTCATCTTCATGCAACAGTCCCTTTTCAAACCACAACTGATTCTCTATAAGAAACTCTCTTCTATAAATTCCTAGCCATACAGTGGTTCTATAAGAACTTTCCGCTTTAAGTTGTGCTGATATCGTTTCTTGACCGGTATAAAGTACTCCCTCTTCAAGACCTCTATGAAAGTAACCAAATGACGGATTATCTATTATATCTCCTTGCTCAGTAACACAGTCTGCATCCCCTAATATGACATCAAGATCATCATTGCAAGTTAATTCCAAGAAGTATTTTAGTGTGTCAGGTTTCAAAAAATCATCCGAATCTATAAATAATATGTACTTACCAGAAGCTCTTATCAAACCATAATTCCTAGCATCTGACAGCCCTCCGTTTGTTTTATGAAATACTTTTACATTTTTATATTGCTTCGCATACTCGTCGCAAATAGCCGGTGAGTTGTCAACTGAGCCATCATTTATTAATAAAATCTCAATAGTTCCCGCATCAAGTTGTTGAATAATTGACATCATACAA
Protein-coding regions in this window:
- a CDS encoding Coenzyme F420 hydrogenase/dehydrogenase, beta subunit C-terminal domain, with the translated sequence MKKIVLFENKKDCCACGACFNICSQNAIDIVEDEYGFTFPRIKESLCVKCGACKKVCAFQNIEEVNEPIVTYVAVSQNTDIKKSASGGMFASFGKSIIENGGVIYGVSLERIDDIMTPIHIGIDNLDDLEKLQGSKYVQSFIGHIYSEIKDQLNTGRMVLFSGTPCQVGGLKGYLGNKSYENLLLIDIICHGIPSAKLFQSYINTLEKKIKGKIVDFIFRDKTIGWGHGSFTYVGKFIYVKRNKKYSEILPSAESSYYQAFLKSQIFRESCYSCKYACRNRPGDISIGDFWGVQKEHSELLIANGGAINEANGVSCVIINTENGKKYFDKFKKGVCFFQSDFEKAAHGNAQLNYPSLMNIERHSILELFKKNGYEAVEKRFRKTEGYRLYIRKLKNRLPKQLKNQIKYFFKRR
- a CDS encoding lipopolysaccharide biosynthesis protein, whose amino-acid sequence is MGDRVKYLMKNTSIFAIGEMGTKLINFFLVPFYTYILATQEYGTVDLIFTLTTVIVPLVMFNIGEAIMRYAMDDDAEHDKLLSIGVTVIVFGTIFSLILIPIVSMFRLISGYAWYMYVYVVLCASMSVVTCYLRGKEKLVTYVSCNLLNTFLIAIFNIVFLLVLHEGIHGYLMAYILAQAIAVVYAILVGKIYKDIKHYVWDFILAKKMILFSLAVVPNSLLWWCISSSNRIMITAMCNVSENGLLAVSYKLPSLLTMVNTILMQAWKFSAIKERNSVDRDDFTNNMLNKFLRVSVLISGSMILVNKIATKILFAEPYYMSWRPSAFLFLGFMFLGLSTFVGTIYYVEKNMVGNMLSALVGATVNVILSVLLISNIGATGATLAACICYFVVLVYRYFDTKKYQNINVFAKQYVVLYCALITMAVGSAVDTLPGTIIELVGYAIIIVINYKFIVKSLKSGTKIIKTTILKR
- a CDS encoding polysaccharide pyruvyl transferase family protein produces the protein MKIGIMSMQRIPNLGSFMQAYGLKKMIEAQGHEVVFIDVPKGRPIENRGYGSDKQNINRIYNKLAKIRYIIHTFVYKKKHFKYYQTEFQNYLKEYLGLKDEEIFENCDVLVVGSDEMFNCLNSEYGFTMAPFGKYEKAKKIITYAASCGWTRYEYLNKEQIKELEKSIANLSAISVRDSNTKAFISELTTKSINMHLDPVLVSDYSDFFKEPKNPLVDRPYILVYAYYNRISDKKHIKEIKQLAKEHGCITVSVGSPQFWCDKYVTISPVNLLSLFRNAKFVVTDTFHGTIFSVISQSQFGTMIRKSNNNKLSYLLESLKLENRIVSGDGSIKELFSKRIDYTKTINILEQEKVKTREYLLENLKNNANI
- a CDS encoding glycosyltransferase; the encoded protein is MNSSQISLILPVYNVENYLEDCMMSIIQQLDAGTIEILLINDGSVDNSPAICDEYAKQYKNVKVFHKTNGGLSDARNYGLIRASGKYILFIDSDDFLKPDTLKYFLELTCNDDLDVILGDADCVTEQGDIIDNPSFGYFHRGLEEGVLYTGQETISAQLKAESSYRTTVWLGIYRREFLIENQLWFEKGLLHEDEMWTPKVLLQAKKVRYVNKKFYCYRIRNNSIMRNKSGDFRKHVEAQIYIFSSLFRYFEWKVKDKELLVLLNDNLAKRYLHAIIAWQFVNYRDLYKRVNGIELLKKSFSWKNRVRAFILIINKRLFSSIINLIRHN